The following coding sequences lie in one Candidatus Bathyarchaeia archaeon genomic window:
- the psmB gene encoding archaeal proteasome endopeptidase complex subunit beta gives MSREYPIIPGATTIGLVFKDGVVLASERRVSYGYFVVSKSGKKVFKITDNVGVAYAGIVADMQMLTRESAAYANLYFLERGRRASVRNVAKILSNILFSMRLFPYLAQAIVGGVDEEGPSIYTLDPLGSLLRDDYASVGTGSEIAIGVLEAEYKNDMSAGQAVELVKKATKAATARDVGSGEEMDLLIITNEGSREETLSLR, from the coding sequence ATGTCCAGGGAGTACCCAATAATACCGGGCGCCACCACCATAGGCTTGGTCTTCAAGGACGGCGTGGTCCTAGCATCCGAGCGAAGGGTATCATACGGCTACTTCGTTGTAAGCAAGAGCGGCAAGAAAGTCTTCAAGATAACGGACAACGTAGGCGTCGCTTATGCCGGGATAGTGGCCGATATGCAAATGCTCACGAGAGAGTCGGCCGCTTACGCGAACCTGTACTTCTTGGAAAGGGGGAGGAGGGCGAGCGTGAGGAACGTGGCAAAGATCCTGAGCAATATATTGTTCTCAATGAGGCTCTTCCCATATTTGGCGCAGGCCATAGTCGGGGGAGTCGATGAGGAGGGTCCGAGCATCTATACGCTGGATCCCTTGGGATCGCTCCTCAGGGACGATTATGCATCGGTGGGCACGGGCTCAGAGATAGCCATCGGGGTCTTGGAGGCCGAGTATAAAAACGATATGAGCGCCGGACAGGCTGTGGAATTAGTTAAGAAGGCCACGAAGGCGGCCACCGCTAGGGATGTCGGCAGCGGCGAGGAAATGGATTTATTGATAATAACCAACGAGGGGTCAAGGGAGGAAACGCTGAGCCTGAGATGA